The sequence AAGAAAATGAGAGCCGTTGCAATATATCCGTGTGTATACGTACACATTTACTCAAACACGCTCGTAAAACTCCTGTGTTAACTTGAAGCACGCCTCGTAAAACTCCTCCCAACACGCCGCGCTACGGCGTGCTTGCCGGCGTGTTGGTGCAACACATGCTCCAGCACGCACCGTTAAAGTGGGTCTAATTAGCTTAAACGATCAAAGTTAGGGTGTGTTttagtatatatgtaaaataaaatgtaaaatgtaaaatataaattagCATTGTAGTATTActgtaattaaaataaaaatagaaaaacgttatttatttatttatttatttatatttaactatAACAAAAGTAAAACATACTAGTACAATATTTATGTTTCCCACTCAATTAAAAATTGGTATAAATATACCTGGAAATCTCAACTAATTCCACCATTAACGATGCTCTTTTCTTCCCCAAATTCTCAACTTCATTTCTACTTTCAACTACCACCAGTAACAATCTCATCATCTCCTTCATGTCTCACTCTCTGATCTCTACTTTCCGACCATCGGCTCACCACCAATTACTCCGGCGACAGACTTCCGACTTTTCCGGTTTACCTACTTTCCGTCGTGATTTTATAATTATGGCGAAGAAAAAGGAAATCGAAGGTGTGAGTGATCAGATGAATGCGATCGCGTCACAAAACCTCGATCAAGCACCTGCTCGCCGTAGAGTGAGATTAGCTTTTACTCAAGTTCAACAACAACTTGATCATGTCCTCTTTAAGGTtcactttttttattattattattattatatacaattatatataataatatattattagtaCTACTATGTTAATTATATTACTGATAGTGATAATTTTATTTTTGTCGTGATTGGTGTGTAGATGGCTCCTACTGGAATCAGGACTGAAGAGGTGAGTTTATTTTTTTTCTATGACTTAGGctgcgtttgtttgcctcttaattaaatggttcagcactgaatggtGAACCATTCGGTCCTTCAGCTCGTTTGAGCGTTTGTTTGTGACTTCTGAATCACATATTGTGCTGAACTATTCCGGGCTGAAACACActcttaaccattaagcacctaAATTTTTTGGAATATCCAATTCAAATCATATCCAAAACGCTTGACCGATAAGTATATCGAATTTTTTATTCATGTAAGTATGTAATACGTTAAGAAGATAATTTTACTCAAAAGTCATATCGTTTATTCAATATGATTAACAAACAtcttattttcattcagagcaaactttattcagaggctttgaatcattcagattatgaaccatttTAGGCTACTTTATTAGTTACGCTACTTTATTAATATGAATGTTAAACTTGTAAGATATAAGTTTGAAGTTTTGAAATTTGAAGGATGTTGTTTGAATTTGTTATGAAAAGAGCATCTAATTGTTAGCAATTGAAGGAACAAGCATTAGAAGACTTAGTGATGTGCAAATATTATGATATAATGGTGtctaagggtgcgtttgtttgcctcttaatggaatggttcagtgctgaatactgaaccattcagcattcagtgcgtttgtttctgacctctgaatgacatatggtgctgaatggttcagaattcagtgctgaaccattcagagatgagacactctcttaaccattaagagcctaaattttctgtaatTCTCTCCTCAAATCCTATCTTGAACACTTAACTAACAActatattgaatattttattcatgttacactttgataaggtaattttactcagtttatatagttcattctaaatgattatcaaacagcttattttcattcagattcagaggctttgaatcattcagattctgaaccattcagcactaaatcattcagttttatcaaacgcaccctaactGAGGGTGCAggacataattaaatatttattttgtgGTTCATTTTACATATTCACTTTGTGGGTTCCATTCCAGGTTATTCTGTTTTTGTCTCAGTCTAAGTGATCCTTTTGGCACTACTATCATGATCTTCTGGTTGAAATTAATCTGAGTTTCAACATATTTCTTGACAGATTTTTAAGTTTAGCTAGTTAAATGCGTTCTAGTGTATAACAATTCTCCAAAATGTTCAAGATCCAATCTTATAATGTTTGTCATCTACCctattaattttatgaaattttttttttttaaattgtagtGGTTTGAGATGAACTCAAAAGGTCAAGAAATTTTCTGTAAAAGTTGGTTACCAAGGCCTGGAGTTCGAATCAAAGCAGCCGTGTGTTTTGTCCATGGATATGGTGATACTTGCACTTTTTTCTTTGAAGGTTTGTGGCCACGGATTacatatactccgtaatatatatgTTTTAGATAAATTAAGTTTGGGTATTAAAAAGAATTACTAACTTTCAGGCATTGCAAAGAGAATTGCTGCTTTGGGTTACGGTGTTTATGCCATTGATCATCCTGGTTTTGGCCTCTCTGAAGGGCTGCACGGCTATGTTTCTAATTTTAACGATATAGTTGACAATGTAATTGAACAATACACAAAAATCAAAGGTATGCTGCTTTCATTTCTAATTGTCAAACAAATTTTATCCAACTCCAAAACTGATATTTTATATATGAATTCGTAAACATATGATATTTTATGTAAAGTACGAAGTAGtagggtttgattttaaaaagatGTTAAAATTGTAATGAATTTTTCTAACAACAGCCCTTTGGCCTTTGGGCCGTCGTTAAGGTGCATTAATGTGTTGTACAAAGCGGTTAATGTTACTTTTAATTAACGGTTATTAGATAGTAGTATAGTACAAATATTTTTTGCACCTTAACGACAACCGTAAGGGTTTTCGTTAGAAAAATCCAATTGTAATTAGTTTTTTGAATTTGAATTGGAAAAGTAGTGGGTTTGAATTTTGAGCCTGAATATATTTTAATCATGTTTAGTTTGACTTTTTTTACAGGAAGACCCGAAGTCAGAGGGCTGCCCCGGTTTCTTCTAGGTCAGTCAATGGGAGGTGCGGTCGCACTCAAAGTTCATCTTAAAGAACAACGAGAATGGGACGGTGTAGTTCTTGTGGCTCCAATGTGCAAAGTAAAGAATAtcattaaattttaatattaatattaataaatttcaCTTGGTTTGACCAAAAATATTATGTCAATTCAAATTGTGTTGACCCGTAATTTGCTTCAAGATTTCAGAGGAAATGAAGCCTCCAGAACCACTACAGAAAGTTTTAATCTTTTTATCAAGACTTATGCCAAAAGCAAAACTTGTTCCACAAAAAGATCTAGGCGAGCTCGCTTTTAGAATCTCTCAGAAACGAAAATTAGTAAGCCCTTTTATTTACTATGcaaaataaaagttattatatgcaTTCTAACTACAAGTATTGatattgtattatatgtattacaaCTTCAGGCGGATTACAATGTCATTAGTTACTCTGATCAGACGAGATTAAAGACTGCTGTTGAACTTTTAAATGCAACAAACGAACTCGAATCACAAGTGGAAAAGGTTTGCTTTGTTATGTGTACGTGTGTATTTTTATAGAACTTGCTGGTTAACAAACAGAATCAAAAAAAGTTTGTTGAAAAACTCACAGGTTTCGGCGCCATTGTTGATTCTTCATGGAGGTGCAGACAAGGTAACAGATCCGAATATCAGCAAGTTCCTATACGAAAAGGCTGCTAGTAAAGATAAAACTTTGAAACTTTATGATGGAAGTTATCATTGCATTCTTGAAGGTGAATCTGATGAGAGAATATTTGAGGTACTTGATGATATTACTGCGTGGCTTGATTCTCATTGTTCTGTTCGATAGCAGATTTTAAGTTACAAGTTATTGAAGTTAAGTAATTATGTTTGAGTTGCACCAAAGCAATGCGTTTGAGAAGATAGATCGGATTCTTTATTCATTTTGTACCATTTTTTGAGGAATTTTTAGTGTAACATTTATGTTATTTGTATGTAACAATTGGGATCGATTTCCATGGGAAAATCATTGTTTTCATGTTTATGTTACTTGTAGTTTGAGACTAAATAAtgatgttatttatatttatatagtaaTAGTAACGATTGCCGGAGAGTAAACATTCGATGTATCCTACTGAGCTACAGTTTCAATTTTGCACTCAAGTAATTAATTCAATCGAATTACGCTTGATCACTTATAATGATGTTTATGTTATGTCTATTGTAAATGAGCTGAGCTactcgagctcgactcgttaaaAAATATTTGAAGCTCGTTTAGTAAACGAGTTCGAGTTCGAGCTTCTTATAACGAGTTCGAATAAGTCGCCGAGTCTAAATGAGCATTGCATTTATatgaatcaatattttttttttttataaatttataatatataattatgactatTATATGTAAACGAGTCGAGCTCGAGCTTGTATAATTTCAAACGAGCCGAACTCGAGTTTAATATATTAAAGCTCGAAACGAGCTGAGACCGAGCTCTTTGAATTTTAACAAAGTAGAGCTCGAGCCTACCTGAGATCGAGCTCGACTTGGCTCGATTACAACCCTAATCATATCCTTAACCTTAATCATATCGTATAAATACAATGTAAGATACTTTTTATACAATTTAAACTTTTGTACGTTTTATTTTCAGAACCTACTTAGGTGTCGTTTACTTTTTAAGATGTTATTGCATAAAGATATACGGACCATGTCTGTAAAGAAATGTAACATGCGTGTTGAATAGTAAAGAGTGTTTGACTTTATGCATACAATATAATTTAATCATGTCTGCAACACTTAAAAAcatatttctaagtctgcgagttTCACACGGCATAAAACATTATTTTATCTTACGTCTTTAGAAAAATAAATAATTTACAGTAAAAACGTCTGTAAACATACATATGTAGACACACATACATAAGACGTAACAAAATATATAGACTAAAAAGCAAACTAACACCGTAGTCTTTGATTGGTTAGACATGTATGCTAGAATCACATGTGCAAAGTGTTTTCTAGCATTAAATGGACCTTTTTATAGAATTGAAGACTCAAAAGGTGATTAAATTTTGAAATATTAAAGTTAAGggactaaatatgtaaaatatccGTACCAAAGACCAAATCAACGAAAATGTCAACTATCAGCAAACGGAGCTGAGTCAATATTTAAACCAAAATGTCAACTATCGAAACCAGAGAGTGTTGTTTGTTGTATCTCTCAAATCACATGTATATCCGAGTATCCGACTCAATTCTAACACGTTAATAATTTTAATttccgttttttttttttgaaaaaaaaaaaaaaactaagctgATCGAACAAATCGACTGTCTGAATCTATATACTCGTAGGCCCACCACAGCCGATAATAAAGCATATGACCGATTGTTGCGGGTTCAATGTCTATTTTGAATCGATTCTTCAATTGGGGACTTATTGGTTCTAAATAGTAAGTTTGTTGATCCACTTTCATAAATTCTCAATTTTAGGTTTGCATTTTTCTTGATTTATAATTATCAGCTCCATGTTTGCTTCAATTTCTTAGTAAAAGACCCATAAAAGCTCAAGTTAGCAATTTATTGTTTACAAGATTTTAAATTCTACGAAATATAAGTCCATGTTTATTAGGAAGCCGATATTAGAAAACAGTTGGGATAATATATAGTGGCGATTTCATGATTATAACTCAATGAGGGTCTCTAATTTTTTTTTTCAGTTACTTCAAAAAAAATTAAATTTCAAAAACAGAAAATATATGAGGTCCTAGTATAATTTAGTGGTTATATATACAATTTAAAACTAAAAGTATTGATTTGAAAAATATATGAGCTCATACATTTAATAGTGGTGCCTTATACAATTTACTGTGTATTTTCTACTAAAAATTTTTAAACTAGCGGTGTCACGTGATCCACGGTTCTTTACATTGGCTACTAATAATATTGGATTGGataaaatgacccgtttgacttTGAAAAGTAAGATTGATTGTATGAAACATAAAAATGCATGCTGACTAGGAAAATATTACGAGTAGCAAGTATAAATTTGATTGATAACGATAATGCTATTGTAGTAAACATGTCTAACCTTAGCGATGTGTGTGCTATTGCAGTAAAACATGCATAACCTTAGCGTTATCACAGATTAAATTGGTTGTAAATAAGAGAGATGCACAGTTGAAACTAATGCGCCAGGAAATAGCTCAGTTTCTTCAATCTGGGCAAGAACCAATTACGTGGATACGAGTAAGTCAATTGAACCCAATCAATATCTCACAGAGATTAAAAACTATAAAGATTCATTAAACAATAAATAAATAGTTTATATCGGAAACAAGAAACATTCAATCTTGCAGATTTAGAACGAAGAAGAAAATGAGAAAAGAGGGAAAATTAGGGTTTACAGATTTTGCTAAAACAAGATAAAAAATCAAATACATAGCCAACGGTTATCCACAGTGGCAGAATCAGATAATTTTTTTTGACCGGGGCCGAATTGTTTTTTAATCCggtggtgaaattttttttaaacagGGGGCAAAAATTTTCTCCTTTTGGGTCATGGCTTTTAAGTTGGGGGGCAGAATCTAGAGTTTTTTAGGCAAAATATGAAGGCT comes from Rutidosis leptorrhynchoides isolate AG116_Rl617_1_P2 chromosome 4, CSIRO_AGI_Rlap_v1, whole genome shotgun sequence and encodes:
- the LOC139840050 gene encoding caffeoylshikimate esterase-like translates to MSHSLISTFRPSAHHQLLRRQTSDFSGLPTFRRDFIIMAKKKEIEGVSDQMNAIASQNLDQAPARRRVRLAFTQVQQQLDHVLFKMAPTGIRTEEWFEMNSKGQEIFCKSWLPRPGVRIKAAVCFVHGYGDTCTFFFEGIAKRIAALGYGVYAIDHPGFGLSEGLHGYVSNFNDIVDNVIEQYTKIKGRPEVRGLPRFLLGQSMGGAVALKVHLKEQREWDGVVLVAPMCKISEEMKPPEPLQKVLIFLSRLMPKAKLVPQKDLGELAFRISQKRKLADYNVISYSDQTRLKTAVELLNATNELESQVEKVSAPLLILHGGADKVTDPNISKFLYEKAASKDKTLKLYDGSYHCILEGESDERIFEVLDDITAWLDSHCSVR